The proteins below are encoded in one region of Thermosipho atlanticus DSM 15807:
- the recG gene encoding ATP-dependent DNA helicase RecG, with the protein MYIPLLIEDFIDEVSHFLNDYNALIEFVEDNFKRLDDPLLNDPEVRSKLQDFYNYIIDMRKLPEKRIMKRMKYIPGMIKRFKLAHLVYKVEKIGNLKPLDTPIKYIKGVGPKRSQKLKKLGIETLEDLLQFFPRDYEDRRKLIPLSLLKEEDKVVTKGKLTSIEKTKRGNLTIISAVLSDGIYQLLLKWFNQDYMENILKTFLRKEVYVFGTVKRGFYGALEIQNPEIEILKDNVREIFPIYSLTEGLNQNVLRGLIKDNLHHVYNYEDVLPDDLKSKRELLDIYEAYTGMHFPKSLFHRKKSRFRLAYEEILYLQLAFLYSRKKTEQIGGISKRFTGRFSQQLISELPFTLTNAQKRVYEEIKDDLKSEKPMNRLLQGDVGSGKTIVSELTLLDNYEAGFQAAVMAPTSILAIQHYKKMYNDLAKFGIKIALLIGATSTSEKSRIKNALKSGDLDIVIGTHALIQEDVYFRNLGLVIIDEQHRFGVEQRKELISKGKVVDTLVMTATPIPRTLSLAIYGDLDVSIIDEMPQGRKPVKTFLVHQSRIEEVYKFVRSEIENGGQAYIVYPLVDDSDKLTVKAATTMYESLSNNYFKDIPIGLIHGKLSDSEKDDIMYKFSKGELKILVSTTVIEVGIDVPNATVIVIENAERFGLAQLHQLRGRVGRGSKQSYCYLTVGDVSRETWERLEFFASTNDGFKISEYDLKLRGPGEFLGVKQHGLPEFKIADIVNDAEIMAIAREDAKHIIENAQDYEYLLNKVKEIYKEKLKLLEIG; encoded by the coding sequence ATGTACATACCTTTACTTATCGAAGATTTTATCGATGAAGTTTCTCATTTTTTAAATGACTACAATGCTCTTATCGAGTTTGTTGAAGACAATTTTAAAAGATTAGATGATCCTTTGTTGAATGATCCTGAAGTTAGAAGTAAACTTCAGGATTTTTACAATTATATTATTGATATGAGGAAATTACCAGAAAAGAGAATTATGAAGAGGATGAAATATATTCCAGGAATGATAAAAAGATTTAAATTAGCACATTTAGTATATAAAGTAGAAAAAATTGGAAATTTAAAGCCGCTAGATACTCCAATAAAATATATTAAAGGTGTTGGGCCGAAAAGATCACAAAAATTAAAAAAACTAGGTATAGAAACATTAGAGGATTTACTTCAATTTTTTCCAAGAGATTATGAAGATAGAAGGAAATTAATACCTCTCTCTCTTTTAAAAGAAGAAGATAAAGTAGTAACAAAAGGAAAGTTAACAAGTATTGAAAAAACAAAACGTGGAAATTTAACAATTATAAGCGCTGTACTTTCAGATGGCATTTATCAACTTCTTTTAAAGTGGTTTAATCAAGATTATATGGAAAATATTTTGAAGACTTTTTTGAGAAAAGAAGTTTATGTTTTTGGAACAGTGAAAAGAGGCTTTTACGGAGCACTTGAGATCCAAAATCCTGAAATAGAAATCTTAAAAGATAATGTAAGAGAAATATTTCCTATATATTCGTTAACGGAAGGACTTAATCAGAATGTGTTAAGGGGACTGATAAAGGATAATTTGCACCATGTGTACAATTACGAAGATGTTTTACCTGACGATTTGAAATCCAAAAGGGAATTATTGGATATATATGAAGCATATACGGGTATGCATTTTCCAAAAAGTTTGTTTCATCGAAAAAAATCGAGGTTTAGGTTGGCGTACGAAGAAATTTTGTATTTGCAGCTTGCATTTTTATATTCAAGAAAGAAGACAGAACAAATAGGTGGTATATCGAAAAGATTTACCGGAAGATTTTCTCAGCAACTTATTTCCGAACTTCCTTTTACATTGACAAATGCACAAAAAAGAGTGTATGAGGAAATTAAAGATGATTTAAAATCAGAAAAACCAATGAACAGATTGCTTCAAGGTGACGTAGGCTCGGGTAAGACAATTGTTTCTGAATTAACTTTATTAGATAATTATGAAGCTGGTTTTCAGGCTGCGGTTATGGCTCCGACTTCAATTTTAGCTATTCAACATTATAAAAAAATGTATAACGATTTAGCTAAATTTGGGATTAAAATAGCACTTTTAATAGGTGCAACTTCTACTTCTGAGAAAAGTAGAATAAAAAATGCTTTAAAAAGTGGTGACCTTGATATTGTAATAGGTACTCATGCTTTAATTCAAGAAGATGTTTACTTTAGAAATTTGGGATTGGTAATAATAGATGAACAACATAGATTTGGAGTTGAACAGAGAAAAGAATTAATAAGTAAAGGAAAGGTTGTTGATACTTTAGTAATGACAGCAACTCCAATTCCAAGGACTCTTTCTCTAGCTATATATGGTGATTTGGATGTTTCGATTATTGATGAAATGCCACAAGGTAGAAAGCCTGTTAAAACGTTTTTGGTTCATCAATCAAGAATTGAAGAAGTTTATAAATTTGTAAGGAGCGAAATTGAAAATGGTGGCCAGGCATACATTGTTTATCCTTTGGTTGATGATTCAGATAAGTTAACAGTTAAAGCTGCTACTACAATGTATGAATCCTTGTCAAACAATTATTTCAAAGATATACCAATAGGGTTAATTCATGGCAAGTTGAGTGATTCTGAGAAAGATGATATAATGTACAAATTTTCAAAAGGTGAGTTAAAGATTCTTGTTTCAACGACAGTAATTGAAGTTGGTATAGATGTTCCAAACGCAACAGTCATAGTAATTGAAAATGCAGAGAGATTTGGGCTTGCCCAATTACATCAGCTTAGAGGAAGAGTTGGAAGGGGTTCAAAACAATCGTATTGTTATCTAACAGTAGGTGATGTTTCAAGAGAAACTTGGGAAAGATTGGAATTCTTTGCTTCAACGAATGATGGTTTTAAAATATCAGAGTATGATCTTAAGTTGAGGGGGCCGGGAGAATTTCTTGGCGTAAAACAACACGGACTTCCAGAATTTAAAATTGCAGACATAGTAAATGATGCTGAAATTATGGCGATTGCACGTGAAGATGCTAAGCATATAATAGAAAATGCCCAAGATTATGAATATTTATTAAATAAAGTAAAAGAAATATATAAAGAGAAATTAAAGTTATTAGAAATCGGATGA
- a CDS encoding radical SAM protein, protein MILRASYGTLGLLGLTKSKIRMDTAYFMLDGKCVFDCHFCSHARSSVAHNKFLSRIIWKEIRMEDLKKLSNAKRVCIQVVSYPGYKEDLIEVLRHLKNHKVSVSVRALTFDEVKMYFDIGVDSVGLAVDIVNRKLFKMIRGGNYDKVLELIEKSSSKFPGKITTHVIVGLGETDKELINFFYYTKKLNVNVALFAFTPIKGTKLEKFPPPSRGRYRRIQLARFLIFEKNIEPEKFIFDNQGMLKEIEVGYFEGVGKAFLTSGCSFCTRPYYNEKPGEEPFNQFVYSKKLEVEAKKILEG, encoded by the coding sequence TTGATTTTAAGAGCTTCATATGGAACATTAGGATTACTTGGTTTGACTAAAAGTAAGATAAGAATGGATACAGCATATTTTATGTTGGATGGAAAATGTGTGTTTGATTGCCATTTTTGTAGTCATGCGAGATCTTCAGTAGCTCACAATAAGTTTCTTTCGAGAATTATTTGGAAAGAAATTAGAATGGAAGATTTAAAGAAGCTTTCAAATGCAAAGAGAGTGTGTATTCAAGTAGTAAGTTACCCAGGTTATAAGGAAGATTTAATTGAAGTTTTAAGACATTTAAAAAATCACAAAGTTTCTGTTTCAGTTAGGGCTTTAACTTTTGATGAAGTAAAGATGTACTTTGATATAGGTGTTGATAGCGTAGGATTAGCTGTAGATATTGTGAATCGAAAACTTTTTAAAATGATTAGAGGAGGGAATTATGATAAAGTTTTGGAATTAATTGAAAAAAGCTCCTCAAAATTTCCAGGAAAGATTACAACTCATGTGATTGTAGGTTTGGGAGAAACGGATAAGGAACTAATTAATTTTTTTTATTACACAAAAAAGCTTAATGTAAATGTAGCACTTTTTGCTTTTACACCGATTAAAGGAACTAAACTTGAAAAATTTCCTCCTCCATCAAGAGGAAGATATAGAAGAATACAACTTGCAAGATTTTTGATTTTTGAAAAAAACATAGAACCAGAAAAATTTATTTTTGATAATCAAGGGATGTTAAAGGAAATTGAAGTAGGATATTTTGAAGGTGTTGGGAAAGCATTTTTGACATCTGGGTGTAGTTTTTGTACTAGACCATATTACAATGAAAAACCTGGTGAAGAACCTTTTAATCAATTTGTTTATTCAAAAAAGCTTGAAGTTGAGGCTAAAAAAATTTTGGAGGGTTAA
- a CDS encoding cysteine hydrolase: MFFYKERVKHNLSLDTPALLIVDVQNYFFSPDSKAYLNGIENIFPNLIKLKDEFLKRNFPVICTIHFGGSNTMKNWWNNVISERWTKPYFNDRRCLFITKDTYDAFFKTKLEEYLKNNKVTDLLITGVMTHLCCETTARSAFVRGFNVIMIEDALWDKDEFYHFNSLKSLAHGFAIISKTEEVLCALE; the protein is encoded by the coding sequence ATGTTTTTCTACAAGGAAAGGGTAAAGCATAATTTAAGTTTAGATACTCCTGCACTATTGATTGTTGATGTACAGAACTATTTTTTTTCTCCTGATAGTAAAGCATATTTAAATGGTATTGAGAATATATTTCCGAATTTAATTAAATTAAAAGATGAATTTTTAAAAAGGAATTTTCCAGTAATTTGTACTATTCATTTTGGTGGTTCGAATACGATGAAAAATTGGTGGAATAATGTTATTTCTGAAAGATGGACTAAACCTTATTTTAATGATAGAAGATGCCTATTTATAACAAAAGACACCTACGACGCTTTTTTTAAAACAAAATTAGAGGAATACTTAAAAAATAACAAAGTAACTGATCTTTTAATCACCGGAGTAATGACACATCTTTGTTGTGAGACAACTGCAAGAAGTGCATTTGTGAGGGGATTTAATGTGATTATGATAGAAGATGCTTTGTGGGATAAAGATGAATTTTATCATTTTAACTCTTTAAAGTCTCTTGCGCATGGATTTGCTATAATTTCAAAAACGGAGGAAGTACTATGCGCGTTGGAGTAG
- a CDS encoding NAD(P)/FAD-dependent oxidoreductase, protein MRVGVVGGGPGGIATAVFLKRYGIDVIIFEKKELGGLLNNAWRVENIPLIKPSSGSEIVSLMKRYVKLYEIDVIYDEVIEIRSNFVKTKDKIYHFEYIVVAIGTEPKRIEAFETERTYYELRDLPQNVKKLAIYGAGDVAFDEAISSKLKGIDVHIFNRSNKIRALKRLINIANALKIPYHPSEPILSVDYTNANIVIKTSKGEYKFDALLIAIGRKINLEILKTEKVFLVGDVAHPHYRQASIAVGDGIRAAMEIIQGRY, encoded by the coding sequence ATGCGCGTTGGAGTAGTTGGAGGTGGACCTGGGGGGATAGCTACAGCAGTTTTTTTAAAAAGATATGGAATTGATGTAATAATTTTTGAAAAAAAGGAACTTGGCGGTTTATTGAATAATGCTTGGAGGGTGGAAAACATTCCTCTAATTAAACCATCTTCTGGAAGTGAGATTGTAAGTTTAATGAAAAGATATGTAAAATTATATGAAATTGATGTGATTTACGATGAAGTTATTGAAATTAGAAGTAATTTTGTAAAAACAAAAGATAAAATTTACCATTTTGAATATATTGTAGTTGCTATAGGAACTGAACCAAAAAGAATAGAAGCATTTGAGACAGAAAGGACTTATTATGAACTTCGTGATTTACCACAAAATGTAAAAAAATTAGCAATTTATGGCGCAGGTGATGTGGCATTTGATGAAGCAATAAGTTCAAAATTAAAAGGAATAGATGTTCATATATTTAATAGAAGTAATAAGATAAGGGCTTTGAAGAGGTTGATTAATATTGCGAATGCTCTGAAAATACCATATCATCCAAGTGAGCCAATTTTAAGTGTTGATTATACAAATGCCAATATTGTTATTAAAACTTCAAAAGGGGAATATAAATTCGATGCTTTGTTAATTGCAATAGGGAGAAAAATAAATTTGGAAATATTGAAAACGGAAAAAGTATTTTTAGTTGGAGATGTTGCGCATCCGCATTACAGACAAGCTTCGATTGCAGTAGGTGATGGCATAAGGGCAGCTATGGAGATAATTCAGGGGAGGTATTAA
- a CDS encoding radical SAM family protein, with translation MEILKKYGKDEIAYVYLGKTSKGNIVEFVESVQPPIPREKKWVLIVSTLNGCPIGCLMCDAGGYYKGKLSKDEIIEQILFLVENRFSRRVPVKKFKIQFARMGEPALNENVLDVLNDLPKILDAPGLMPSISTVAPKGADSFFEKLLGIKEKYYRGRFQLQFSIHSTDENQRDKIIPIKKWNFEKISEYGEKFVKNGDRKITLNFALATENVVDASVIKDKFSPDKFLIKITPVNPTYSAIRNGLTSDIDIRQNMPKKHKRFVEKLKNYGFTVIISIGELQENQIGSNCGQYIKKHLMETQKIDFAYTYVDD, from the coding sequence GTGGAAATTTTAAAAAAATATGGGAAAGATGAGATAGCGTATGTATATTTGGGTAAAACTTCGAAAGGAAATATAGTAGAATTTGTTGAATCTGTGCAACCGCCAATTCCAAGGGAAAAAAAGTGGGTTTTAATAGTTTCAACTTTAAATGGCTGTCCAATTGGTTGTTTGATGTGTGATGCTGGAGGTTATTATAAAGGAAAATTATCTAAAGATGAAATTATCGAGCAAATTTTATTTTTAGTTGAAAATAGATTTTCAAGAAGAGTTCCAGTGAAAAAGTTTAAAATTCAATTTGCTAGAATGGGAGAGCCAGCTTTAAATGAAAATGTTTTGGATGTATTAAATGATCTCCCAAAAATACTAGATGCTCCTGGTTTGATGCCTTCAATATCGACAGTTGCTCCAAAAGGTGCTGATAGCTTTTTTGAAAAATTGTTAGGAATAAAGGAAAAATATTACAGAGGAAGATTTCAACTGCAGTTTTCAATTCATTCAACTGATGAAAATCAAAGAGATAAAATTATTCCAATAAAAAAGTGGAATTTCGAAAAAATATCTGAATATGGAGAAAAATTTGTGAAAAATGGTGATAGGAAAATTACCTTAAATTTCGCATTAGCCACGGAAAATGTTGTTGATGCAAGTGTTATAAAAGATAAATTTTCACCAGATAAATTTTTAATAAAAATAACTCCTGTTAATCCAACCTACTCGGCGATTAGGAATGGATTAACTTCGGATATTGATATTAGGCAAAATATGCCTAAGAAACACAAACGATTTGTTGAAAAACTTAAAAACTATGGTTTTACAGTCATCATTAGCATAGGAGAACTCCAAGAAAATCAAATTGGGAGCAATTGTGGACAGTATATAAAGAAACATTTGATGGAAACTCAAAAAATAGATTTTGCATATACTTATGTCGATGATTAG
- the ltaE gene encoding low-specificity L-threonine aldolase — MDYIDLRSDTVTKPTEEMRKAMYNADVGDDVYGDDPTVNRLERMIADILEKEDAIFVPSGTFANQLALFTHCERGNEVILGDDTHIVQHEAGAASVIAGVQLRTIETDKGVLPPEKVLERIRKVEDIHFPKTGLICLENAHSNGRAIPLENFEKIRKIADDYNIPIHLDGARIFNASIALGVEPKEIAKYADSVSVCLSKGLCAPIGSLLVGSKEFIQDARKKRKIMGGGLRQAGIIAAAGIVALEKMRSRLVEDHENAKYLAKRLEEFGYINIVEQVDINMVFFRINKKFDENKFLDYLYKNGIKINPSEDGIFRFVTHYWIKRKDIDRVIELMKEFFEALE, encoded by the coding sequence GTGGATTATATTGATTTGAGAAGTGATACAGTGACAAAGCCTACAGAGGAAATGAGAAAAGCAATGTATAATGCCGACGTTGGCGATGATGTATATGGAGATGATCCAACCGTAAATAGATTAGAGAGAATGATTGCAGATATATTGGAAAAAGAAGATGCTATATTTGTTCCGAGTGGAACTTTTGCAAATCAATTGGCGTTATTTACTCATTGTGAGAGGGGAAATGAAGTGATTTTAGGAGATGATACTCATATTGTTCAACATGAAGCAGGTGCAGCGTCCGTAATTGCAGGGGTTCAACTGAGAACTATTGAGACTGATAAAGGAGTTTTACCTCCTGAAAAAGTATTGGAAAGGATTAGAAAAGTAGAGGATATACATTTTCCAAAAACAGGATTAATTTGTCTTGAAAATGCACATTCAAATGGCAGAGCAATTCCTTTGGAAAACTTTGAAAAAATTAGAAAAATTGCTGATGATTATAACATACCTATACATCTTGACGGAGCAAGAATTTTTAATGCATCAATTGCTTTGGGTGTTGAACCAAAAGAGATAGCAAAATATGCTGATTCAGTAAGTGTATGTTTGTCCAAAGGTCTTTGTGCTCCAATTGGTTCGTTGTTAGTAGGTTCCAAAGAATTTATTCAAGATGCCAGGAAAAAAAGAAAGATTATGGGAGGAGGATTGAGACAAGCTGGAATTATTGCGGCGGCTGGAATCGTAGCTCTGGAGAAAATGAGATCTAGATTAGTTGAGGATCATGAAAATGCAAAATATTTGGCAAAAAGGCTTGAGGAGTTTGGATATATTAACATTGTCGAACAAGTAGATATAAATATGGTATTTTTTAGAATAAATAAGAAATTTGATGAAAATAAGTTTTTGGATTATTTATATAAGAATGGAATAAAAATAAACCCTTCTGAGGATGGAATTTTTAGATTTGTGACTCACTATTGGATAAAAAGGAAAGATATAGATAGAGTGATTGAACTTATGAAAGAATTTTTTGAGGCTTTGGAATAA
- a CDS encoding magnesium transporter CorA family protein translates to MVKFYTTQDNKIVEVEKFVPNSLIRVIDPSADEIHMLSSLLQFDPDFIYDSLDDDERARIEIDEDTILVILKIPKKFNGDSKIPYRTVSMGIIIGKNYTILSTREPIDFIEHMIEKSKFEINKRSRMIFQLFLLNAKVFLGYLKEVNKTISIIEEELHRSMKNKELEEMMYLEKSLVYFTTSLRSNEIMMEKLLRGNILKIYEEDQDVLEDAIIENRQAIEVSNIYSDILAGMMDSYASVISNNLNIVMKILTVVTILMQIPTIITSFYGMNVALPLQNNPFTYLYVIIWSISTIMLTLAWFKRKNWM, encoded by the coding sequence ATGGTAAAATTTTACACCACACAAGATAACAAGATAGTGGAAGTTGAAAAATTTGTTCCAAATTCACTAATTAGAGTTATTGATCCTTCCGCAGATGAGATTCACATGCTTTCTAGCCTTTTGCAGTTTGATCCAGATTTTATATATGACTCCCTAGATGATGATGAACGCGCACGTATCGAAATCGATGAAGATACAATTTTAGTAATCCTTAAAATCCCCAAAAAATTCAATGGTGATTCAAAAATTCCATATAGAACTGTCTCAATGGGTATCATCATTGGAAAAAATTATACAATTCTTTCGACCCGGGAACCTATTGACTTTATTGAACATATGATAGAAAAAAGTAAATTTGAAATAAATAAAAGAAGCAGGATGATCTTCCAACTTTTCTTATTAAATGCAAAGGTTTTTTTGGGTTATTTAAAAGAAGTTAATAAAACTATCAGTATAATCGAGGAAGAACTGCATAGATCAATGAAAAACAAAGAACTTGAAGAAATGATGTATCTTGAAAAAAGTCTTGTTTATTTCACTACTTCATTAAGATCAAACGAAATAATGATGGAAAAACTTCTTAGAGGTAATATTTTAAAAATATATGAAGAAGATCAAGACGTTCTTGAAGATGCTATCATTGAAAATAGGCAAGCAATAGAAGTTTCAAATATATATAGCGACATTTTAGCTGGTATGATGGATTCGTATGCATCAGTAATTTCAAACAATTTAAATATAGTTATGAAAATACTAACTGTGGTTACTATTTTGATGCAAATTCCAACTATTATTACAAGTTTTTATGGCATGAATGTTGCCCTCCCCTTACAAAATAATCCTTTCACTTATTTATATGTTATAATTTGGTCTATAAGTACTATAATGCTTACCCTTGCATGGTTTAAAAGAAAAAATTGGATGTAA
- a CDS encoding class II glutamine amidotransferase, protein MCRMIGFSFEDDTSINELFKMLQDMAKNGIKSPHKHGFGIYAENKNKEILYHKFEEPIYELNVDFPKFKLGIMHARKASPNFPIGYLQIHPFFDEYGNAFCHNGTIYTTPRNNIFKSDSYDYFLKIRDFNSIEKLAKKLKDFINTNDFSGINFLLIKKHKLYAFCYFKSEPEYYTMWYSDNIVSSEALGTHFKKVKKGELLIFENGKLSFKECII, encoded by the coding sequence ATGTGTAGAATGATTGGTTTTTCTTTTGAGGACGATACGTCGATAAATGAGTTATTTAAAATGCTTCAAGACATGGCCAAAAATGGAATTAAAAGTCCACATAAACATGGTTTTGGGATATATGCAGAAAACAAAAATAAAGAAATCTTATATCACAAATTCGAAGAACCAATCTACGAATTAAATGTAGACTTCCCAAAATTTAAACTCGGAATTATGCATGCAAGAAAGGCTTCACCGAATTTTCCAATTGGGTATTTGCAAATTCATCCATTTTTTGATGAATATGGAAACGCGTTTTGTCACAATGGAACAATATATACTACTCCCAGAAATAACATATTTAAAAGTGATAGTTATGATTACTTTTTAAAAATTAGAGATTTTAATAGCATCGAAAAACTAGCTAAAAAACTGAAAGATTTTATTAACACCAATGATTTTAGTGGCATTAATTTTTTGTTAATAAAAAAACATAAACTGTATGCTTTTTGTTATTTTAAAAGTGAACCTGAATATTACACTATGTGGTACTCTGACAACATAGTTTCGTCAGAGGCTTTAGGAACTCATTTCAAAAAAGTCAAAAAAGGTGAACTTTTAATTTTTGAAAACGGTAAATTAAGTTTTAAAGAATGTATTATATAA
- a CDS encoding metallophosphoesterase, whose amino-acid sequence MWLILSDSHDNLIKAKEIEKIIKQFKIEKIFHCGDFVAPFILPYFLKDNIDFYGVFGNNDGEKILLSKKSNENIKPGPYEIKLGKFKILIMHEPFTLESAKNSEMYDFIFFGHTHELVIEKYKNTLIINPGEASGWLTGKATVVILEPVSKKYQILNL is encoded by the coding sequence ATGTGGCTAATTTTAAGTGATTCCCATGATAATTTAATCAAAGCAAAAGAAATCGAAAAAATAATCAAACAATTTAAAATTGAAAAAATTTTTCACTGTGGTGACTTTGTAGCACCATTTATTTTACCCTACTTTTTAAAGGATAATATAGACTTTTATGGAGTATTTGGAAATAATGATGGTGAAAAAATTTTATTATCTAAAAAATCCAACGAAAATATTAAACCTGGTCCATATGAAATAAAATTAGGAAAATTCAAAATTCTAATAATGCATGAACCTTTTACATTAGAATCAGCAAAAAATAGTGAAATGTATGATTTTATATTTTTTGGTCATACTCATGAACTCGTTATTGAAAAATATAAGAATACTTTAATAATAAATCCAGGTGAAGCTTCTGGCTGGCTTACGGGAAAAGCAACAGTAGTAATTTTAGAACCTGTTAGTAAAAAATATCAAATTTTAAACTTATGA
- a CDS encoding acylphosphatase — protein MIWKQFKIFGLVQGVGFRYFIKNIAKKLGIVGYVKNELDGSVTIIAGGSSNQLEMFREYIVSGNGYSNVEKIVEENIPKQDFESFYIQF, from the coding sequence ATGATTTGGAAACAATTTAAAATATTTGGATTAGTACAAGGAGTAGGATTTAGATATTTCATAAAAAATATTGCAAAAAAACTGGGAATTGTCGGATATGTGAAAAATGAACTTGATGGTTCTGTTACAATAATTGCCGGTGGAAGCTCAAATCAATTAGAAATGTTTCGCGAATATATAGTCTCAGGCAATGGTTATAGTAATGTAGAAAAAATTGTCGAAGAAAATATCCCAAAACAAGATTTTGAAAGCTTTTATATCCAATTTTAA